The Penicillium oxalicum strain HP7-1 chromosome IV, whole genome shotgun sequence genome contains a region encoding:
- a CDS encoding Amino-acid transporter arg-13, with product MAAAEHAIPICDEAVTMELPSLPPNQGLEAMKDIAFGSVAGMAGKLIEYPFDTVKVRLQSQPDHLPLRYAGPVDCFRQSFQVEGLRGLYRGISAPMFGAAVETSCLFFSYRVIQDALRATVFPGVDKLPFMALIASGALSGSVTSLALTPIELIKCKIQVPVESTGLKPIGPLGMVVRVFREEGLRGFWRGQMGTLIRETGGTAAWFGGYEAATSLLRSYSQPGSSESTESLPVHQQMLAGASAGISYNFLFYPADTIKSRMQTADVSLLAASGERQTFASVGRAIWRQQGLKGLYRGCGITCARSAPSSAFIFSVYEGLRSYFG from the exons ATGGCGGCAGCCGAGCATGCGATCCCAATTTGCGATGAGGCAGTCACGATGGAGCTGCCCTCTCTTCCGCCCAACCAGGGCTTAGAGGCCATGAAAGACATTGCGTTCGGGTCG GTTGCCGGAATGGCAGGAAAATTAATCGAGTATCCCTTCGATACGGTCAAAGTCCGACTCCAATCCCAACCGGATCACCTTCCGCTCCGATATGCCGGCCCGGTGGATTGCTTTAGGCAATCCTTCCAGGTGGAGGGACTTCGGGGCTTGTATCGGGGCATCAGTGCGCCTATGTTCGGCGCCGCCGTCGAAACCAGTTGCCTGTTCTTCAGCTATCGCGTGATTCAGGATGCCTTGCGGGCAACTGTCTTTCCGGGAGTGGACAAGCTGCCCTTCATGGCGCTGATTGCCAGCGGCGCTCTTTCGGGATCCGTCACCTCCTTGGCCCTCACACCCATCGAGCTGATCAAGTGCAAGATTCAGGTCCCCGTTGAATCCACAGGACTCAAGCCCATTGGCCCGTTGGGCATGGTCGTCCGCGTCTTTCGGGAAGAAGGCCTTCGAGGGTTCTGGCGAGGTCAGATGGGGACCTTGATCCGTGAGACGGGTGGCACCGCCGCCTGGTTCGGAGGGTACGAGGCCGCAACCTCCTTGCTGCGCAGTTACTCTCAGCCTGGATCATCCGAATCCACCGAGTCGCTTCCTGTCCACCAACAGATGTTGGCTGGGGCCTCGGCGGGTATCAGCTACAATTTCTTATTCTATCCGGCGGACACCATCAAGTCGCGCATGCAAACTGCGGACGTTTCACTTCTTGCCGCCTCTGGAGAACGGCAGACTTTTGCCAGCGTGGGACGAGCGATCTGGCGACAACAAGGTCTCAAGGGTTTGTACCGCGGGTGCGGGATCACCTGTGCGCGATCAGCGCCCAGTTCCGCCTTTATCTTTTCCGTCTATGAAGGATTACGATCGTACTTTGGGTGA
- a CDS encoding rRNA-processing protein cgrA, whose product MSATTETPATAPASVPATGMRKNGKNWHATKKAFRPSAGLTSYAKRQETRKQLEANKEREREMKEEKEAERQAHIQRIKDKRAAKEEKARYEKMAEKMHAKRVERLKRREKRNKLLSS is encoded by the exons ATGTCCGCCACTACTGAAACCCCCGCGACCGCTCCGGCGAGCGTTCCAGCCACGGGCATGCGCAAAAATG gcAAGAACTGGCATGCCACTAAAAAAGCGTTCCGGCCTAGCGCGGGCTTGACATCCTATGCCAAGCGTCAGGAGACTCGCAAGCAACTCGAGGCAAACAAGGAGCGGGAACGtgagatgaaggaggagaaagaagccgagCGCCAG GCGCATATTCAACGTATCAAGGACAAGCGTGCcgccaaggaagaaaaggctcgCTACGAAAAGATGGCCGAGAAGATGCATGCCAAGCGTGTGGAGCGTCTGAAGCGTCGCGAGAAGCGCAACAAGCTTCTCAGCtcttga